A genomic window from Fusarium oxysporum Fo47 chromosome VIII, complete sequence includes:
- a CDS encoding Alpha/Beta hydrolase protein translates to MPNPIKADIHTVDEESFPYIFEQNATVPLKAGDGLVRLNVYRPKGVDKVPVLVTYGPYGKDIWYQDFHPKSFSEVNPQHKSQHSAWETPDPGFWTKHGYAVVRADERGLGQSTGKLDTMSRGTSEAFFDVVEWAAEQPWSSGKVGLLGISYYAGSQWRVAARKPKGLSAIVPWEGMSDYYRDRCRHGGILSNAFIKFWWNRQVITNQYGRPGRNARNWGPDTIEGDLPEEELEANRQDQTIDNQVNRFRDEAYYASKEYDMGDIEVPLLSVGNWGGILLHLRGNIEGYIHAGSKFKYLRLITGRHDLPFYYEEEVEIQRSFLDAFLKGEDRVGWSQEGKVAPVSLVLRKGNVGFNDAEKEKAYPRREESEWPIARTQYKKLFLTPEQGLSWDEPKTERKKITYKALGTLEKPEVVQFSTPAFEAETEITGHVVAHLNVSVSPDPSGPTPSDIDLFVTLRHFDPSGQEVFYTGTAGDPVPLTKGWLRVSLRKVDQEHPKHREWLPHRNYTSKDVQPVIQGEVYAVDIEVWPTNVVVDKGGKLVFEVSSGDTQGSGIFLHNDPVDRSPEVFQGSNHIHFGPRQQNYITLPVIPN, encoded by the exons ATGCCGAACCCTATCAAGGCGGATATTCATACTGTGGATGAGGAGTCGTTTCCTTACATTTTCGAACAGAATGCTACTGTTCCTCTCAAGGCGGGCGATGGTCTAGTGAGACTTAATGTCTATCGACCTAAGGGTGTTGACAAGGTTCCTGTTCTCGTCACATATGGCCCTTATGGAAAGGACATTTGGTATCAAGA CTTCCATCCTAAGTCCTTCAGTGAGGTGAATCCTCAGCACAAGTCCCAGCACTCAGCATGGGAAACTCCAGACCCAGGCTTCTGGACCAAGCACGGCTATGCCGTTGTCCGTGCTGATGAGCGAGGTCTTGGCCAATCAACTGGCAAACTTGACACCATGTCAAGAGGCACCAGTGAGGCCTTCTTCGACGTGGTTGAGTGGGCCGCTGAGCAACCTTGGTCATCTGGCAAAGTCGGTCTTCTTGGTATTAGCTACTATGCCGGAAGTCAATGGCGAGTTGCTGCCCGCAAGCCAAAGGGTCTAAGTGCCATTGTCCCCTGGGAGGGTATGTCAGATTATTACCGTGATCGGTGCCGACACGGCGGTATCTTGTCAAATGCTTTTATCAAGTTTTGGTGGAACCGCCAAGTAATCACGAATCAGTACGGTCGACCTGGTCGAAATGCTAGGAACTGGGGTCCTGATACTATCGAGGGTGATCTACCcgaagaagaacttgaggcCAACAGACAAGATCAGACTATCGATAATCAAGTCAACCGCTTCCGAGATGAAGCCTACTACGCTTCCAAGGAGTACGACATGGGCGATATCGAAGTCCCTCTCCTATCAGTAGGCAACTGGGGCGGtattcttctccatctccgcGGCAACATCGAAGGATACATCCACGCTGGTTCAAAGTTCAAGTATCTTCGCCTCATCACCGGTCGCCATGATCTTCCCTTCTACTACGAGGAGGAGGTCGAAATTCAACGAAGCTTCCTCGATGCCTTCCTCAAGGGTGAGGACCGCGTTGGCTGGTCCCAAGAAGGCAAGGTCGCTCCAGTGAGCCTTGTTCTTCGAAAAGGCAACGTTGGCTTCAACGACgccgagaaggagaaggcttATCCTCGACGGGAAGAGAGCGAATGGCCTATTGCCCGGACTCAGTATAAGAAGCTCTTCCTTACACCCGAGCAAGGTCTAAGCTGGGATGAGCCCAAGACAGAGCGTAAGAAGATTACTTACAAGGCTCTCGGAACACTTGAGAAGCCTGAGGTGGTCCAGTTTTCAACTCCTGcttttgaggctgagacaGAGATCACGGGCCACGTTGTCGCTCATCTCAATGTCTCAGTCTCCCCTGACCCTTCCGGCCCTACGCCCAGTGACATTGATCTGTTTGTCACACTCCGCCACTTCGATCCTTCAGGACAAGAGGTCTTTTACACTGGCACAGCAGGTGATCCCGTCCCCCTAACGAAGGGCTGGCTTCGCGTGTCGCTGCGCAAGGTTGACCAAGAACACCCTAAGCACCGCGAGTGGCTTCCTCACAGAAATTACACAAGCAAGGATGTTCAGCCTGTGATACAAGGCGAGGTCTATGCCGTTGATATTGAGGTTTGGCCTACCAACGTTGTCGTGGACAAGGGTGGCAAATTGGTGTTTGAGGTGTCGTCCGGTGATACTCAGGGGTCAGGTATCTTCTTGCACAACGACCCAGTTGACAG ATCACCTGAGGTCTTCCAAGGTTCGAACCATATCCACTTTGGACCTCGCCAACAAAACTATATTACTCTTCCGGTGATCCCCAACTAG